A genomic segment from Polyangium mundeleinium encodes:
- a CDS encoding FHA domain-containing serine/threonine-protein kinase — protein MTNRTPPPPITPGTVINDRYEIRLSLGKGGMGEVFLAFDRSTQQEVALKVVREESRMPGDDEALRQELLLARSVAHPNVCKVFDLAPSLWGPILVMEKIAGQTLHTHIRKKKAQGGYTADEFRKIAAEVCSGLAAIHAQGLVHGDLKPGNVMVSEGRTVILDFGFAQERARASARRPGAPPDGGTPNYMSPERLRNGGASVDDDVYAMVLTLWEMWTCRVPEPGYKPRARPMRQQIMFDVPAGLATDEVKQIFRGMNEDPTMRPQARHLRFFNPTQLTTSPIQLPRERLEPGPPPGRAQTAAFTPGAQSLLITYATNAPEIVGQILPLDKPIMTLGRRADQDLVIPEATVSGQHALLRCQSGSWTIEDLGSTNGSYAEFGFERKSQITFMHNGEVQVGECRLKLVSFGPESPSHKRARQYLAKRDGLTGLLVRDHLMKAIDEDGLFAEWAEVNVQVARYELRGPNRQVSERPTILEMLALRKAAQRVVDLTEMLMLSLTPVVAGRTGPLKFVVSMVGHSLEEARHVVEQVLSQVQGTLPDSLELTATIVKGEPGRPARTLLD, from the coding sequence GTGACCAACAGAACTCCTCCCCCCCCGATCACTCCCGGAACGGTCATCAACGACCGCTATGAAATCCGACTAAGCCTCGGCAAGGGTGGCATGGGCGAGGTCTTCCTCGCATTCGACCGATCGACGCAGCAAGAGGTCGCGCTGAAGGTCGTGCGCGAGGAATCGCGCATGCCCGGCGACGACGAGGCGCTGCGGCAAGAGCTCTTGCTCGCGCGATCGGTCGCCCACCCCAACGTTTGCAAGGTCTTCGATCTCGCCCCGAGCCTATGGGGGCCCATCCTCGTGATGGAGAAGATCGCCGGACAAACCCTCCACACGCACATCCGGAAGAAAAAAGCGCAAGGCGGCTACACCGCCGACGAGTTCCGGAAGATCGCGGCGGAGGTGTGCAGCGGCCTCGCGGCGATCCACGCGCAAGGCCTCGTGCACGGCGATCTCAAGCCGGGCAACGTGATGGTGAGCGAAGGCCGCACCGTCATCCTCGACTTCGGCTTCGCGCAGGAGCGCGCCCGCGCCTCGGCGCGCCGCCCCGGGGCGCCGCCGGACGGCGGCACGCCGAACTACATGTCGCCCGAGCGCCTGCGCAACGGCGGCGCCAGCGTCGACGACGACGTCTACGCCATGGTGCTCACGCTCTGGGAGATGTGGACCTGCCGCGTCCCCGAGCCTGGTTACAAGCCGCGCGCGCGGCCCATGCGCCAGCAGATCATGTTCGACGTGCCCGCGGGCCTGGCGACCGACGAGGTCAAGCAGATCTTCCGCGGCATGAACGAAGACCCGACGATGCGCCCCCAGGCGCGTCACCTCCGGTTCTTCAACCCGACGCAGCTCACGACGAGCCCGATCCAGCTCCCGCGCGAGCGCCTCGAACCCGGGCCTCCGCCGGGCCGCGCCCAGACCGCCGCGTTCACGCCCGGCGCGCAGTCGCTACTCATCACGTACGCGACCAACGCGCCGGAGATCGTCGGGCAGATCCTGCCCCTCGACAAACCGATCATGACGCTCGGCCGTCGCGCCGATCAGGACCTCGTGATCCCCGAGGCCACGGTGAGCGGCCAGCACGCGTTGCTCCGTTGCCAGTCGGGCTCGTGGACGATCGAGGACCTCGGCAGCACGAATGGCAGCTACGCGGAGTTCGGCTTCGAGCGCAAGAGCCAGATCACCTTCATGCACAACGGCGAGGTCCAGGTCGGCGAGTGCCGCCTGAAGCTCGTCAGCTTCGGCCCCGAGTCGCCCTCGCACAAGCGCGCGCGCCAGTACCTCGCGAAGCGTGACGGCCTCACGGGCCTGCTCGTACGCGACCACCTCATGAAGGCCATCGACGAGGACGGGCTCTTCGCTGAGTGGGCCGAGGTGAACGTGCAGGTCGCGCGCTACGAGCTGCGCGGCCCGAACCGGCAGGTGAGCGAGAGGCCGACGATCCTCGAGATGCTCGCGCTGCGCAAGGCGGCCCAGCGCGTCGTCGACCTGACGGAGATGCTCATGCTGAGCCTCACGCCCGTCGTCGCCGGCCGCACCGGGCCGCTCAAGTTCGTGGTGTCGATGGTCGGCCATTCGCTCGAAGAGGCCCGCCACGTCGTCGAGCAAGTCCTCTCCCAGGTGCAAGGCACGCTGCCAGACTCGCTCGAGCTCACCGCCACCATCGTCAAGGGCGAGCCGGGTCGACCGGCCCGGACCCTCCTCGACTAA